One genomic region from Hirundo rustica isolate bHirRus1 chromosome 5, bHirRus1.pri.v3, whole genome shotgun sequence encodes:
- the PACRGL gene encoding PACRG-like protein produces MASGIQKKKKTAAQKSKTCSPESHPKPSDKLNPKTIDPFRAYSQPPSAFSATYARGGIPCRLVHGSVNHKLQWECPPETVPFDPLLLTLAEGLRETKHPYTFVSKEGFKELLLVEGAAEKAIPLLPRLVPVLKAALAHTDDEVFGRGLDALAQLSAVVGPSLNEHLKLLLTNLLKRLMDKKYRGTVTVALQKLEHYGGKAAVAIIKSKIPTYCSIYS; encoded by the exons ATGGCATCAggcatccaaaaaaaaaaaaagactgcagcacagaaaagcaAGACATGTTCTCCAGAATCACATCCAAAGCCTAGTGACAAGCTGAATCCTAAAACTATTGATCCA TTTCGTGCTTATTCCCAGCCACCATCTGCATTTTCTGCTACATATGCTAGAGGTGGTATTCCGTGCAG GTTAGTGCATGGATCTGTAAATCACAAACTGCAGTGGGAATGCCCTCCTGAAACTGTTCCCTTTGATCCTCTTCTTTTAACATTGGCAGag GGACTAAGAGAGACAAAACATCCCTATACTTTTGTTTCCAAGGAGGGTTTTAAAGAATTACTTCTGGTTGAAGGTGCTGCTGAAAAAGCTATTCCCCTGTTGCCTCGTCTAGTTCCAGTCTTAAAGGCTGCATTG GCCCATACAGATGATGAAGTATTTGGAAGGGGATTGGATGCTTTAGCACAATTGAGTGCAGTTGTTGGCCCCTCTCTTAATGAGCATCTCAAGCTTCTACTCACAAAT CTTTTAAAGAGATTAATGGACAAGAAATATAGAGGAACAGTTACTGTTGCTTTACAAAAGTTGGAGCACTATGGTGGAAAG GCAGCTGTGGCTATCATCAAATCTAAAATTCCAACCTATTGTTCCATCTACTCTTGA